Proteins encoded by one window of Juglans regia cultivar Chandler chromosome 15, Walnut 2.0, whole genome shotgun sequence:
- the LOC109010262 gene encoding uncharacterized protein LOC109010262: MLLAVEGGGFFSSSASGYSKGLTLLLLGHKNEDKPMRVSPWNHYQLVDRESNPNLQLASTKNWIPRGCASFVCFGRTSAGLDTTSPLKVGPAQQQDVLPEPPTSDKGKDGTDPGYDNDTRKVDLRSSLKRPSDKRPISFENANERGALGAKGDVIPGHMERRKVQWTDARGSELVQIREFEPSEVDGSDDEFDNENDERNCSCTIM, from the exons ATGTTATTGGCAGTAGAAGGTGGAGGGTTCTTCTCTTCTTCAGCTTCTGGGTATAGCAAGGGCCTGACCCTCCTTCTCTTGGGTCATAAGAACGAAGATAAACCCATGAGAGTTTCGCCGTGGAATCACTACCAGTTGGTGGACCGAGAATCCAATCCTAACCTCCAGCTGGCTTCCACAAAGAACTGGATTCCCCGCGGGTGCGCTTCCTTTGTCTGCTTCGGTCGCACTTCCGCAGGGCTTGACACCACGTCTCCCCTTAAAGTGGGCCCTGCCCAACAGCAAGATGTCTTGCCAGAGCCTCCTACTTCTGACAAGGGAAAGGATGGTACTGATCCAGGTTATGATAATGATACTAGAAAGGTTGATCTTAGAAGTAGCTTGAAGAGGCCATCAGACAAACGCCCTATTTCTTTTGAGAATGCAAATGAACGTGGAGCATTGGGTGCAAAAGGTGATGTTATCCCTGGTCATATGGAAAGGAGGAAAGTGCAGTGGACAGATGCACGTGGGAGTGAGCTCGTTCAGATTAGGGAATTTGAGCCCAG TGAAGTGGATGGGTCAGATGATGAATTTGACAATGAGAATGATGAAAGAAATTGTTCGTGCACAATTATGTAG
- the LOC109010263 gene encoding light-harvesting complex-like protein OHP2, chloroplastic, which translates to MSVTSSIPCIKIKTPSPSPSSSSSSSSFSSSSSSPFRFYSTKPHVFTIRNSKTDGPFRRPVAPSVREPSPPPSPLKPTPPSPSSTVASPQKPAAVLVGDDRNVITLEFQRQKAKELQDYFKQKKLEDADQGPFFGFIGKNEIANGRWAMFGFAVGMLTEYATGSDFVDQVKILLSNFGIVDLE; encoded by the exons ATGTCAGTGACATCCTCAATCCCAtgcatcaaaatcaaaactccctctccctcgccatcttcatcttcatcttcatcttctttttccagctcttcttcttccccttttaGATTCTATTCAACAAAGCCTCATGTATTCACCATTAGGAATTCTAAAACCGATGGACCTTTCAGAAGACCTGTGGCTCCTTCTGTCAGAGAACCCTCTCCCCCTCCTTCTCCTCTCAAACCCACCCCTCCTTCTCCGTCGTCTACGGTGGCTTCGCCGCAGAAGCCGGCTGCGGTTCTTGTTGGGGATGATAGGAATGTGATAACTTTGGAGTTTCAGAGGCAGAAGGCTAAGGAGCTTCAGGATTACTTTAAGCAGAAGAAGCTTGAGGATGCAGATCAAGGCCCGTTCTTTGGGTTCATTGGGAAGAATGAGATTGCCAACGGAAG ATGGGCAATGTTTGGTTTTGCTGTTGGGATGCTAACCGAGTATGCAACGGGATCGGATTTTGTTGACCAAGTAAAGATCCTTCTCTCCAATTTCGGGATAGTAGATCTGGAATGA